A single Paenibacillus sp. FSL R5-0517 DNA region contains:
- a CDS encoding immunity 53 family protein → MMNTLKWLQNWYLENCNGDWEHSYGVKIDTVDNPGWSVKIDLIGTFLEDVPFDMIEEERNEEDWFYCIVSDRVFHGAGGATNLEEVLDCFKNWVSSLEIS, encoded by the coding sequence ATGATGAACACATTAAAATGGCTTCAAAACTGGTATCTTGAAAACTGTAATGGTGATTGGGAGCATTCATACGGTGTTAAAATTGATACTGTGGATAATCCCGGTTGGTCTGTCAAAATCGATTTAATAGGTACTTTTTTAGAGGATGTTCCTTTTGATATGATCGAAGAAGAGAGAAATGAAGAAGATTGGTTCTACTGTATCGTGAGTGATAGAGTCTTTCACGGTGCAGGAGGAGCAACAAATTTGGAAGAAGTACTAGACTGCTTTAAAAATTGGGTTTCGAGTTTAGAGATAAGTTAA
- a CDS encoding carotenoid biosynthesis protein codes for MGDITVVPVWIIQDLIVLIAAVLMVFYILDKETHPKTVLLQFIGFVFFYAAVFEITASSLGEGFYAYGRSILMLFNIPITVPIIEFLIIYSTLRVLKSVNIPSWTKPFITGLSAMVFDFSLDPVAVKQIFQTTDGLMARWTYYPLAGEPQIYGEPVMNFTGWIYIAGYWTVFILIGEWWHKKKGYSKSIGYIYPFLAAILSLACMFSPLSNFLNYMGPFFERTSNMQ; via the coding sequence ATGGGCGATATAACTGTAGTACCTGTATGGATAATTCAAGATCTTATAGTCTTAATTGCTGCTGTTCTAATGGTTTTCTATATCCTGGATAAGGAAACGCATCCTAAAACGGTTCTACTGCAGTTTATAGGTTTTGTGTTTTTTTACGCAGCCGTTTTTGAAATTACTGCTTCATCGCTTGGGGAAGGCTTTTACGCCTATGGGCGGAGTATTTTAATGTTATTTAATATACCGATTACTGTCCCTATTATTGAGTTTCTGATCATTTATTCAACTTTGCGTGTTCTAAAGTCTGTAAATATACCGTCCTGGACTAAACCATTTATTACGGGATTGAGCGCTATGGTTTTTGACTTTTCACTCGACCCGGTGGCTGTTAAACAGATATTTCAGACTACAGATGGACTCATGGCAAGATGGACTTATTATCCGCTAGCCGGTGAGCCTCAAATCTATGGGGAACCTGTGATGAATTTTACAGGATGGATTTATATAGCAGGATATTGGACCGTCTTTATTCTAATTGGAGAATGGTGGCATAAAAAGAAAGGCTACAGTAAATCAATTGGTTATATCTATCCGTTTCTGGCGGCCATTCTGTCATTAGCCTGTATGTTCTCACCTTTATCTAACTTCCTTAATTATATGGGGCCGTTCTTCGAAAGAACCTCTAATATGCAATAG
- a CDS encoding TetR/AcrR family transcriptional regulator, translated as MADKKTDHRVRYTKMVIKESLLKLLKERSINKVTVTDICREAGINRNTFYTHYANQFELLSTIENDLYEDIKQVGMSSSNPQTLSYELCKYIKANKTICEVLFSEHGDKELLERILYISHDLTIERWKTELKYFDPQLFESWYTFTAHGSIAIIKKWVSSGLKESPSKIAAFIDKATESVSKAFYSEEL; from the coding sequence ATGGCAGACAAAAAAACAGATCACAGAGTGAGATACACAAAAATGGTTATCAAAGAAAGCCTGTTGAAGCTGTTGAAAGAACGGTCTATCAATAAAGTTACAGTGACCGACATTTGCAGAGAAGCAGGGATTAATCGCAACACCTTTTATACACACTATGCTAATCAGTTTGAGCTTCTTTCAACGATTGAAAATGATCTTTACGAAGACATTAAGCAGGTTGGGATGAGTTCTTCCAACCCTCAAACGCTATCTTATGAATTATGTAAGTACATAAAAGCGAATAAAACGATATGTGAGGTTCTGTTCTCAGAGCACGGCGATAAAGAATTATTAGAACGAATCCTCTATATCAGTCACGATTTAACTATTGAACGATGGAAGACGGAATTAAAATATTTTGATCCACAATTATTTGAGTCCTGGTATACGTTCACCGCTCATGGCAGTATAGCTATTATTAAAAAGTGGGTGAGTAGTGGTCTGAAGGAAAGCCCGAGTAAAATTGCTGCTTTTATTGATAAAGCTACGGAATCCGTATCTAAAGCTTTTTATTCTGAAGAATTGTAG
- a CDS encoding extracellular solute-binding protein, producing the protein MKKRSALISIVTLLIMSLVFTACGNPSGSKTETRQLGANAGENATELSFWTFVDLHGKHLDKMLGLWNQQNPDKQIKLNVTVMPYDDMHNKLLLAVTSGKGAPDIADIELGKFPKFLEGDNVPLESLNDVYAPYKDAVVPSRVEIYSKADQVYGFDYHVGATLAFYNTEILEQAGVDYKKIITWEDYKQAGIQVYEKTGKYLGTADTSASFQASLLLAQQNADFTDENGNPKVNSPEMIKAFEMLVDLQKNNVIHTIPGGQPDTEEAKGEYNKGNYASALMPEWYMSRFVNEMKDLKGKYAIAPLPVFEEGNPRSVGLGGTGTVVTKNGKDVQLAKEFVAFAKLSKEATTEIWNTLGFDPINMEVWKDDAVTKNPENEYVQYFKTNAFDTLNEIKDEIQAIKSVKASPTIGNIFNTVTLNAIFEDGQDVKEALDEAQAAIEQELK; encoded by the coding sequence ATGAAAAAACGCAGTGCTTTAATCTCCATCGTTACACTCCTTATTATGTCACTTGTTTTTACTGCATGTGGTAATCCTTCTGGTTCAAAAACGGAAACACGTCAATTAGGCGCTAATGCCGGTGAGAATGCAACAGAATTATCATTTTGGACATTCGTAGATTTGCACGGCAAGCATTTGGATAAAATGCTGGGGTTATGGAACCAACAGAACCCAGACAAACAGATTAAGTTAAATGTGACGGTTATGCCTTACGATGATATGCATAACAAGCTTTTACTGGCAGTTACAAGCGGAAAAGGTGCTCCTGATATCGCGGATATTGAGCTAGGTAAATTCCCGAAATTCTTGGAAGGTGACAACGTTCCCCTGGAATCTTTGAATGATGTATATGCACCATACAAAGACGCTGTTGTTCCTTCACGTGTCGAGATTTACTCCAAAGCCGATCAGGTTTATGGCTTTGATTATCACGTAGGTGCTACGCTTGCTTTCTACAACACTGAAATTCTCGAACAAGCAGGTGTTGACTACAAGAAAATCATAACGTGGGAAGATTACAAACAAGCAGGTATCCAGGTTTACGAAAAGACTGGCAAGTACTTAGGTACTGCTGATACGTCAGCTTCGTTCCAAGCATCGCTGCTACTAGCTCAGCAAAATGCTGATTTTACAGATGAAAATGGTAATCCAAAAGTGAATTCGCCTGAAATGATTAAAGCGTTTGAAATGTTAGTCGATCTGCAGAAGAACAATGTTATTCATACGATCCCTGGCGGACAACCCGACACAGAAGAAGCAAAAGGCGAATATAACAAAGGCAACTACGCAAGTGCATTAATGCCTGAGTGGTACATGTCCCGCTTTGTAAACGAAATGAAAGACCTTAAAGGGAAGTATGCAATAGCTCCATTGCCTGTATTCGAAGAAGGTAACCCTCGTTCCGTTGGCTTAGGCGGTACTGGCACAGTTGTTACTAAAAATGGTAAAGACGTTCAGTTGGCAAAAGAATTTGTAGCCTTTGCTAAGCTTTCGAAAGAAGCTACGACTGAAATTTGGAATACACTTGGATTTGACCCAATCAACATGGAAGTATGGAAAGATGATGCCGTAACGAAAAATCCTGAAAATGAATACGTCCAATACTTTAAAACAAATGCATTTGATACTTTGAATGAAATCAAGGACGAAATTCAAGCGATAAAGTCCGTTAAAGCTTCACCAACCATCGGCAATATATTCAATACGGTTACTTTGAACGCGATCTTTGAAGATGGCCAAGACGTGAAAGAAGCGTTGGATGAAGCACAAGCAGCCATTGAACAAGAATTGAAATAA
- a CDS encoding sugar ABC transporter permease, giving the protein MIKKFVYSQKVAPYVFVLPFILIFLMFWFFPLVNSFIMSFQDRMLGQDPKWIGEANYSKLLTDKVFLISIKNSVVYMLGTLVLLIPFPMLFAVMINSKLMMGREFFKSSFFLPALTSVAVAGTIFRLTFGEMEGSLMNSFLGLFGVEPIKFLKDGNWSMAALLILACWRWTGVNMLYYLSGLKSIDNEYYEAASIDGASAWQKFRMITMPLMKPTTVYVTTISVYAGLAMFTESLMMFNGNKSPQNIGLTIVGYLYRQGIEQNKLGYAAAVGIILLVIAMVINLTQLKFSGMFKKEED; this is encoded by the coding sequence ATGATAAAGAAATTTGTATACTCTCAAAAAGTTGCACCTTATGTTTTTGTATTGCCATTTATACTCATATTTTTGATGTTCTGGTTTTTCCCGCTTGTAAATTCATTCATAATGAGTTTTCAAGATCGGATGTTGGGGCAGGATCCTAAATGGATTGGTGAAGCAAATTATTCGAAATTGCTTACAGATAAAGTGTTTTTGATATCGATTAAAAATAGCGTTGTGTACATGTTAGGAACCTTAGTGCTGTTAATTCCCTTTCCCATGTTATTCGCCGTTATGATCAACAGTAAGTTAATGATGGGAAGAGAGTTTTTTAAATCTTCGTTCTTTCTCCCTGCATTGACATCTGTCGCAGTTGCGGGTACCATTTTCCGCCTGACATTCGGTGAAATGGAAGGTTCATTAATGAACAGTTTCCTGGGTCTATTTGGTGTAGAACCTATTAAATTTTTGAAAGACGGAAATTGGAGTATGGCAGCACTGTTAATCCTCGCATGTTGGAGATGGACAGGCGTTAATATGCTTTACTATCTATCGGGTTTGAAGAGCATTGACAATGAATATTATGAGGCTGCTTCAATTGACGGTGCATCTGCTTGGCAGAAGTTTAGAATGATCACAATGCCATTAATGAAGCCGACCACGGTATATGTTACCACAATTAGTGTTTATGCTGGTTTAGCCATGTTTACCGAGAGTCTGATGATGTTCAACGGTAACAAATCACCCCAAAATATTGGCTTAACCATTGTTGGATATCTGTATAGACAAGGGATTGAGCAGAATAAGCTGGGTTACGCAGCTGCAGTTGGTATCATTCTGTTAGTCATTGCGATGGTTATCAATTTAACACAGTTGAAATTTAGTGGAATGTTCAAAAAGGAGGAGGATTAA